From a region of the Gemmatimonadaceae bacterium genome:
- a CDS encoding mechanosensitive ion channel domain-containing protein, with product MQTELTTDVQRSISGIGDWFATNQPRLITALVLLGVGVALAFLLRMVAVRIMAAIERAVPVRAFRISLGGVARERRASDVVGTVVFWVVLLFFVATAADALGIALLSSVVNSLSLFIPRVFAAVLILVAGIVMGNLARGAVAATAAGAGTSFGSGLAQMVRVAVVTAAVVIAIAELGVDIALLTAIFSVALAALLGGFALAFGLGARTAISNIIGSHYLRQAFEVGQTVRIGGVEGKIAELTATTVILDVPEGRMIVPAKQFAEMTSTLLAKRDPQ from the coding sequence ATGCAGACCGAACTCACCACGGACGTTCAGCGATCCATTTCCGGGATCGGCGACTGGTTCGCGACCAATCAGCCCCGGCTGATCACCGCCCTCGTGCTGCTGGGCGTCGGCGTCGCGCTGGCGTTCCTCCTCCGCATGGTTGCCGTGCGGATCATGGCCGCCATCGAGCGCGCGGTGCCTGTGCGCGCGTTCCGCATCTCGCTGGGCGGCGTCGCCCGCGAGCGCCGGGCCTCGGATGTCGTCGGCACGGTCGTGTTCTGGGTCGTGCTCCTCTTCTTCGTCGCGACCGCTGCGGACGCGCTGGGAATCGCGCTGCTCAGCTCCGTCGTGAACAGCCTGTCGCTGTTCATCCCGCGCGTGTTCGCGGCGGTGCTGATCCTCGTGGCAGGCATCGTGATGGGGAACCTGGCCCGCGGAGCGGTCGCCGCCACAGCGGCGGGCGCCGGCACGTCGTTCGGCTCCGGTCTCGCGCAGATGGTGCGCGTCGCGGTCGTGACCGCAGCGGTGGTCATCGCCATCGCCGAGCTCGGCGTGGACATCGCGCTGCTCACCGCGATCTTCTCCGTCGCGCTCGCGGCGCTGCTTGGCGGGTTCGCGCTGGCCTTCGGGCTCGGAGCCCGTACCGCGATCAGCAACATCATCGGTTCGCACTATCTCCGGCAGGCGTTCGAGGTCGGGCAGACAGTGCGGATCGGCGGCGTAGAGGGGAAGATCGCGGAGCTCACGGCGACGACGGTCATTCTCGACGTGCCGGAAGGCCGAATGATCGTCCCCGCCAAGCAGTTCGCGGAGATGACATCCACTCTGCTGGCGAAGAGGGACCCGCAGTGA
- a CDS encoding CBS domain-containing protein codes for MIAEDRLGRAFLESHPARAAMTLEQTPAPAAAAVLHAVPADAAARVVRDMTVPYAADCLGRLAPGDAAAIVTELTPDDVTGVVRAMEPGSREALLAALPADVRDQIVRVLSYPEGTAGAVMDPSVFYLPDDVLVADARARLARSARELLYYLYVVDREHRLVGVLDIPELMLARARHPVSAAMHRDVNRLSVWLPVAQVRDHPGWQSFHALPVVDEQERLLGAVRYQTLRRLEREASGRRPDPAHVTAGALAELFQLGTTGFVAGIVATASAGEDPGRPLATGREVPDER; via the coding sequence GTGATCGCTGAGGACCGTCTCGGTCGTGCGTTCCTGGAGTCGCACCCGGCGCGCGCGGCGATGACGCTCGAGCAGACGCCGGCTCCCGCCGCCGCCGCGGTGCTGCACGCGGTTCCCGCGGACGCGGCCGCGAGAGTGGTGCGCGACATGACGGTGCCGTACGCAGCCGACTGTCTCGGGCGGCTCGCGCCCGGGGACGCGGCTGCGATAGTCACGGAGCTGACGCCCGACGACGTGACCGGCGTAGTCCGCGCGATGGAACCAGGGTCGCGCGAGGCGCTGCTCGCCGCGCTCCCCGCCGATGTGCGCGACCAGATCGTCCGCGTGCTGTCGTACCCGGAGGGGACGGCCGGCGCCGTCATGGACCCCTCCGTCTTTTATCTCCCGGACGACGTGCTCGTCGCGGACGCCCGTGCGCGCCTGGCCCGCTCCGCGCGCGAGCTGTTGTACTACCTTTATGTCGTCGATCGCGAGCACCGCTTGGTGGGCGTGCTCGATATCCCGGAGCTGATGCTCGCGCGGGCGCGCCATCCCGTAAGCGCCGCGATGCATCGCGACGTGAATCGCCTGAGCGTGTGGCTGCCGGTGGCGCAGGTGCGGGACCACCCCGGCTGGCAGAGCTTTCACGCGTTGCCCGTTGTGGACGAGCAGGAGCGGCTGCTTGGCGCCGTGCGCTACCAGACTCTGCGCAGGCTCGAGCGCGAGGCGTCGGGTCGCAGGCCGGATCCCGCGCACGTCACGGCAGGCGCGCTGGCGGAGCTGTTCCAGCTCGGCACCACCGGTTTCGTGGCGGGGATCGTCGCCACCGCGTCGGCGGGGGAGGACCCCGGCCGTCCACTGGCGACCGGCCGCGAGGTGCCCGATGAGCGCTGA
- a CDS encoding magnesium transporter produces MSADAAAGFARLARTFVREFPDEASRDLEKLPAAEIARLVRTQPARHAAQLLEHLSADVAAEVLDEIPSEARRDVLTKIDPVRAVAILGWIDDEPRAELVQLLDPPLARELRMMSEYPPETAGRLMDPRAVGFKPGTTVQQALARVRAGRTQRVADVFVTDEEGSLVGTAPLQLLAVAAPDVLVETLVRPAIAVQAIDPQEEVVEHFNKGRLSSVPVVDFEGRLIGVIRYDTLAITAQEDVAGDIQAMVGVSRQERALSPVFFAVKKRLPWLEINLATAFLAAAVVGLFEGTIARFTALAVLLPVVAGQSGNTGAQALAVTMRGLAMHEIRIGQWPRVVRKEASVALINGIAVSLTTAAGVFVWSRSVGLALVIGTSMVLSMVAAGIAGVLVPSTLTMMGQDPAQSSSIILTTVTDIVGFASFLGIATLLAGTL; encoded by the coding sequence ATGAGCGCTGACGCCGCCGCGGGATTCGCCAGGCTGGCGCGGACGTTCGTGCGCGAGTTCCCCGACGAAGCGTCGCGGGACCTCGAGAAGCTTCCCGCCGCGGAGATCGCTCGCCTGGTGCGCACCCAGCCGGCCCGGCATGCGGCTCAACTTTTGGAGCACCTCTCCGCTGACGTCGCCGCCGAGGTGCTGGACGAAATCCCGAGCGAGGCGCGGCGCGACGTACTGACGAAGATAGATCCGGTGCGCGCCGTCGCGATCCTCGGCTGGATTGACGACGAGCCGCGAGCCGAGCTGGTGCAGCTCCTCGATCCGCCGCTCGCGCGCGAACTGCGGATGATGTCGGAATATCCGCCGGAGACTGCGGGGCGGCTCATGGACCCGCGCGCCGTCGGATTCAAACCCGGCACCACGGTTCAACAGGCGCTCGCGCGCGTGCGCGCGGGGCGGACACAACGGGTAGCCGATGTGTTCGTCACGGATGAGGAAGGGAGTCTCGTCGGGACCGCCCCGCTGCAGCTCCTGGCGGTCGCAGCTCCTGACGTTCTGGTCGAAACGCTCGTGCGTCCGGCCATCGCGGTCCAGGCGATCGATCCCCAGGAAGAGGTCGTCGAGCACTTCAACAAGGGACGACTCTCGAGCGTCCCGGTGGTGGACTTCGAGGGGCGGCTGATCGGCGTGATTCGCTACGACACGCTGGCGATCACGGCGCAGGAGGACGTGGCCGGCGACATTCAGGCGATGGTGGGCGTGAGCCGGCAGGAGCGCGCGCTCTCGCCGGTGTTTTTTGCCGTAAAGAAGCGGCTGCCCTGGCTGGAGATCAATCTCGCGACCGCGTTTCTCGCCGCGGCGGTAGTCGGACTGTTCGAGGGGACGATCGCGCGATTCACCGCGCTGGCCGTGCTGCTCCCGGTGGTGGCCGGTCAGTCCGGGAACACCGGCGCGCAGGCGCTGGCCGTCACCATGCGCGGGCTCGCCATGCACGAGATTCGTATCGGCCAGTGGCCGCGCGTCGTGCGCAAGGAGGCGAGCGTCGCGCTGATCAATGGAATCGCCGTCTCGCTCACGACCGCGGCGGGCGTGTTCGTGTGGAGCAGGTCGGTGGGGCTCGCGCTGGTGATCGGCACGTCCATGGTACTGTCCATGGTAGCGGCGGGGATCGCCGGCGTACTGGTGCCCTCCACGCTGACCATGATGGGGCAGGATCCGGCCCAGTCGTCGTCCATCATCCTCACCACGGTTACCGATATCGTCGGCTTCGCGAGCTTCCTCGGGATTGCCACCTTATTGGCGGGGACGTTGTAG
- a CDS encoding type II toxin-antitoxin system VapC family toxin produces MGVLIDASVLIAFERSRSEIEQGLVGREDEEFFLSVVTASELLHGVHRAKSADIRARRSAFVEAVLSRFPLLAVDLPTARAHAQLWAELASTGKMIGPHDLWLAAACIAHGLLLVTANAREFRRVPGLAIESWVMDTRQR; encoded by the coding sequence ATGGGAGTCCTGATTGACGCATCCGTACTGATCGCGTTCGAACGCAGCCGGAGCGAAATCGAGCAAGGACTAGTGGGCCGGGAGGATGAGGAATTCTTTCTGTCGGTCGTTACGGCGAGCGAGCTGCTCCACGGAGTGCATCGCGCGAAGTCCGCCGACATCCGGGCCCGGCGCTCGGCGTTCGTCGAAGCGGTGCTGTCGCGTTTCCCGCTGCTTGCGGTGGATCTGCCGACCGCGCGGGCACACGCTCAGCTTTGGGCCGAGCTCGCGTCTACGGGGAAGATGATCGGTCCGCACGATCTCTGGCTCGCGGCGGCGTGCATCGCGCACGGGCTGCTGCTCGTCACCGCCAACGCGCGGGAGTTCCGGCGCGTGCCGGGACTCGCGATCGAATCATGGGTGATGGACACGCGCCAACGATAA
- a CDS encoding alpha/beta fold hydrolase, translated as MGMLVWPAILYAQTEPMQLANVGEKPVAYHVLGHGTATPLLLINGGPGYAHGFLHFGNSVWERIAGARRVVFFDQPGTGQSWAVGPNDSLVVGDILRSIEAIRQALGVPRIAVLGHSWGGYVALAYARRYPDHVDRVLLVGSVSSPKIATTEFLFGALFPERIAAQEGLSADNPGDVQMYIRGQLAMSFYSSEVRDRVLAELGVTVYNARQDVLLWKDVEAHGLTAEDLKRLSMPVLVTTGRFDANVAPRTAWRIHQAIPGSQFLVWERSGHFPMIEEPDAFFAVVDRFLRSGQ; from the coding sequence ATGGGCATGCTCGTCTGGCCGGCCATACTGTACGCCCAGACCGAGCCGATGCAACTGGCGAACGTGGGAGAAAAGCCAGTGGCGTACCACGTGTTGGGTCACGGCACGGCCACGCCGCTGCTCCTGATAAATGGCGGTCCGGGGTACGCCCACGGCTTCCTCCATTTCGGCAACAGCGTCTGGGAGCGAATCGCGGGGGCCCGACGGGTCGTGTTCTTCGATCAGCCCGGCACAGGACAGTCGTGGGCCGTGGGGCCGAACGACAGCCTCGTCGTCGGGGACATCCTTCGGAGCATCGAGGCGATTCGCCAGGCCCTTGGCGTGCCGCGGATCGCCGTGCTTGGTCACTCATGGGGCGGCTACGTTGCACTGGCGTACGCCCGTCGCTATCCCGATCACGTTGATCGCGTTCTCCTCGTCGGCTCGGTCTCGTCGCCGAAAATCGCCACAACTGAATTCCTATTTGGCGCGCTGTTCCCGGAGCGTATTGCCGCCCAGGAGGGCCTGAGCGCCGACAATCCGGGCGACGTGCAGATGTATATACGCGGGCAACTCGCCATGTCCTTTTACTCATCCGAGGTTCGCGACCGCGTTCTCGCCGAGCTCGGGGTGACCGTTTACAACGCCCGACAGGATGTACTGTTGTGGAAGGACGTGGAAGCCCACGGTTTGACGGCAGAGGATCTGAAACGTCTCAGTATGCCAGTCTTGGTAACAACGGGCCGCTTCGATGCAAACGTCGCGCCCCGCACAGCGTGGCGGATTCACCAGGCCATCCCTGGATCACAGTTCCTGGTCTGGGAACGTAGCGGCCACTTTCCGATGATCGAAGAGCCCGATGCATTCTTCGCAGTCGTGGATCGGTTCCTACGGAGCGGCCAATGA
- a CDS encoding IS3 family transposase, whose translation MILAALAEAQRTGARLRPACAVIGISPRTIERWRQHPTRTDQRRGPRHRPGNALTKVEEGRVLAVMTSAEHGQLSPKQLVPRLADEGIYLASESTMYRLQRRWQLRRQRRQRASTHVTRASSVHRATGANQVWTWDITYLPTTVRGRFLYLYLVVDVWSRQIVGATIHAREGATEAAALIRQICEETGVDTRGLVLHADNGKPMRGNTMIATLQWLGIVPSFSRPHVCNDNPYSEALFRTLKQAPSYPRAPFVDRTAASQWVTRFVEWYNTEHRHSAIRFVTPTQRHTGHDVALLAARHTLYQQARQRRPERWTRHTRNWTPINTVLLNPPSTAEPCQ comes from the coding sequence ATGATCCTCGCGGCGTTGGCGGAGGCCCAACGGACCGGCGCCCGTCTTCGCCCGGCGTGCGCCGTGATCGGCATCTCGCCGCGTACGATTGAGCGGTGGCGGCAACACCCGACGCGGACGGATCAGCGACGCGGACCTCGTCATCGACCCGGCAACGCGCTCACGAAGGTCGAGGAGGGCCGCGTCCTGGCTGTGATGACGAGCGCTGAGCATGGGCAGCTTTCGCCCAAGCAGCTGGTCCCGCGCCTGGCGGATGAGGGGATCTATCTCGCGTCCGAATCGACGATGTACCGACTGCAGCGCCGCTGGCAGCTCCGGCGCCAGCGACGCCAAAGGGCATCCACGCACGTCACGCGCGCGTCGAGTGTTCACCGAGCGACCGGCGCTAATCAGGTGTGGACGTGGGACATTACGTACCTGCCAACGACGGTGCGCGGACGCTTTCTCTACCTGTACCTCGTCGTCGATGTCTGGAGCCGCCAGATTGTCGGGGCCACAATCCATGCGCGAGAAGGCGCCACCGAAGCCGCGGCACTCATCCGGCAGATCTGCGAGGAGACTGGCGTCGATACGCGAGGGCTGGTGCTGCACGCGGACAATGGGAAGCCGATGCGAGGGAACACGATGATCGCCACACTCCAGTGGTTAGGCATCGTGCCCTCCTTCAGCCGGCCGCACGTGTGCAACGACAATCCGTATTCCGAAGCGCTCTTCCGAACCCTCAAGCAGGCGCCGAGCTATCCCCGTGCGCCGTTTGTCGATCGTACCGCGGCAAGCCAGTGGGTGACCCGCTTCGTCGAGTGGTACAACACGGAGCATCGGCACAGTGCCATCCGATTCGTCACGCCGACGCAGCGTCACACCGGGCACGATGTCGCACTCCTCGCGGCACGTCACACGCTGTACCAACAAGCACGGCAGCGGCGACCGGAACGCTGGACGCGCCACACGCGCAACTGGACGCCAATCAACACAGTACTTCTGAATCCACCATCCACGGCAGAACCCTGCCAGTGA